The Oncorhynchus kisutch isolate 150728-3 unplaced genomic scaffold, Okis_V2 scaffold4017, whole genome shotgun sequence nucleotide sequence cacaaccacacacacacacaaccacacactcacaACTACACACTCACAACTACACACTCAcaactacacactcacacaaccacacactcacacaaccacacattcacacaaccacacactcacacaactacacacacacacaaccacacaactacacacacacacacacacacacacacacacacacacacaactacacactcacaaccacacactcacacaactacacactcacacaaccacacacacacactcacacaaccacacactcacacaaccacacactcacacaaccacacactcacacaaccacacacacacaaccacacacacacacaaccacacactcacacaaccacacacacacacacaactacacactcacacacacacacaactacactcacacaaccacacactcacacaactacacacaactacacactcacacaaccacacacacacacaaccacacactcacaACTACACACTCAcaactacacactcacacaaccacacactcacacaaccacacattcacacaaccacacactcacacaactacacacacacacaaccacacaactacacacacacacacacacacacacacacacacacacaactacacactcacaaccacacactcacacaactacacactcacacaaccacacaactacacactcacacaaccacacacaaataTTGTTTATTGGATATTAAATACAGGGGctcaactttggttttagaagtggggggacaTATATTAATATTTTTCCAgttggataaacactccaaacagcctacctggggggggggggggggggggtgaatgtggTGCCCCTGATTAAATAGTTATACCTAACCCAGGAAACCTGAACCAAAATTGTCCATGTCACACATGAATTGACACAAACTCCACAAACCCTCTCtacatacttgagtttctccagtctacAGTGTGGATCCTCTAGTCCAGCAGAGAGCTGCTTcactcctgagtctcctgggatattgtagctcaggtccagctctctcaggtagGAGGGGTTGGACCTCAGAGCTGAggccagagaagcacagcctttcTTTGTGATCAGACAGCGTGACAACCTGCAGAGTTTATCACATATTTACACCCACTAGTGGTGAAAAGGGAAATGGCAGGTGTGTGTTTTCCTCAAACTCAACAGACGTTTGCATTTAAAAAATGACCTGATTAAAATAATATTACAATCACATCATTATATAACTAAAAACATTTGACTTCAGGAAGTAAAGCATCTTGAAAATAAATAATATCAATAGATTGTGTAATTCTTCCTCTTCCAAACATGAATCTGCAGTTAGGCAACTATGACATATAAAATTCAGCTGATTACTCtgatattatttatttaactaggcaagtcagttaagaacaaattcttatttacaatgacagcttactAATTGTTCTCTATAAATACCTATAGAACTATCCCCTTTAGTGAACTAATACAGACTACTGACCTCAgtgtctccagtttacagtgtggattctccagtccagcagagagcagcttcactcctgaatcctgcAGGTTGTTGtcactcaggtccagctctctcaggtttGAGGAGGTTGAGCTGAAAGCTGAGGCCAAGGCTTCACAGCATTTCTCAGTGAGGTTACACCCATTAAGCCTTTGAAAAGTAAAACACAATGGAAATTAATTTActgtgtacagtacatgtagcAGAATATTTGAGAATCAACCATGAATAAGTAATATGCTAATGTATATTCTAActgacacaccgactcattcaaggatttttctttatttttactattttctatgttgtagaatattagtgaagacatcaaaactatgaaataacacatatggaatcatgtagtaagcaaaatagtgttaaaaaaaatatatatatattttatatttcagattcttcaaagtagccaccctttgccgtgatgacagctttgcacactcttggcattctctcaaccagcttcatgaggtagtcacctggaatgcatttcaattaacaggtgtgccttgttaaaagctaatttgtggaatttctttccttcttaatgcgtttgagccaatcagttgtgttgtgacaaggtaggggtggtatacaggagacggccctatttggtaaaagaccaagtccatattatggcatatttatagctcaaataagcaaagtcaaatgacagtccatcattactttaagacatgaaggtcagtcaatcacaatgtcaagaacttttaaagtttattcaagtgcagtcgcaaaaaccatcaagctctatgatgaaactggctctcatggggaccgccacaggaaaggaagacccagagttccctctgctgcagaggataagttcattagagttacctgcacCTCCGATTGCAGCCCAACTCAATGCTTCACAGAGCtcaattaacagacacatctcaacatcaactgctcagaggagactgcgtgaatcagcccttcatggtggaattgctgcaaagaaaccactactaaaggacaccaataataataagagacttgcttgggccagaaacacgagcaatggacattagacaaggtggaaatctgtcttttggtctgatgagtccaattttGAGATTTTTTTCCAACtgacgtgtctttgtgagacgcagagtaggtgaacggatgatctccgcaatggaggaggaggtgtgatggtatttTGCTGGTGACGCTGTCGGTGATTTATTTacgattcaaggcacacttaaccagcatggctaccacagcattctgcagcgaaacggcatcccatctggtttgcacatagcaggactatcatttgtttctcaacaggacaatgaaccaaaacacacctccaggctgtgtaaggcctatttgaccaaggagagtgatgaagttgcccatcagatgacctggcctccacaatcacccgacctcaactcaattgagatggtttgggatgagatggaccgcagagtgaaggaaagcagccaaaaagtgctcagcatatgtgggtactccttcaagactgttgggaaaagcattccttatgaagctggttgagagaatgccaagagtgtgcaaagctgtcatcaaggcaaaggatggctactttgaaaaatataaaatatattttgatttgtttaacacttttttggttactacatgactccatatgtgttatttcatcgtttttatgtctttactattattttacaatgtagaaaaaaatatttttaaaaataaagaaaaaccctttaatgagtaggtgtgtccaaactattgacccGTACTGTATATGTCATTTTTTAACGTGTATTTACAGAACAGTtctggaggctttgaccactggcagcagcctcagaagaccttcctctgaacttgagtatttcttcaggtcaaacacatccagctcctcttctgaagtcagcaacacaaagaccagagctgaccactgtgcaGGTGACAGGTTGGGTTTGGACAGATTTCCTGAATGCAGGTATCTTTggatctcctccactagagaatggtcattcagttcattcagacagtggaacagattgatgcACCTCTCTGAAGATGGAGTGTTCCTGATCTTCTTCTTGATGTACTTGACTGTTTCCTCATGGCCCCGTGAGCTGCTTCTGGTGCTTCTTGTCTGTGTCAGTAGGCCGTGTAAGTGAgtctgattggactccagtgagaggcccagaaggaaACGGAGGAACAGGTCCAGGTGTCCATTCTCACTCTGTAAGGCTTTATCCACTGCAATCGTGTGGAAGGTGATGGCAGGATTCAACTTCACTAGAAATTTTCTGATTAAGGATTGGTCTTCGGTCATCGGGTTTACATGGCTGTTGTTGAAGGAGAGGAAAACGTATAACGCAGCAAGAAACTCCTGAACGCTCAGATGCACAAAGCAGTACACCTTGTCCTGGAACGGCCCATAGTCCTGTCTAAATAGCTGTGTACACACTCCTGAGTTCACTGAGGCTTCAGTGACATCAATGCCATACTTTTTCAGGTCTGCCTCATAGAAAATGAGGTTGCCATTTTCCAGCTGGTTAAAAGCAAGTTTCCCCAGTGCCAGGAAGCTTTCTTTATCCCTGCGTGGATCTCGCTCACCTTTCTTGTGATATTTATCATTCATCTGTTTGGTCTGAAATATCAGTAACCCAATAAATAATTGAGTCAGAGTCTTGGGCATCTCTTCATTCTTATCTGAACTCAACACATGCTCCAGAACTGAAGCTaagatccaacagaagactggaatgtggcacatgatgtggaggctccttgatgtctttacgtgtgagatgattctgctggccaggtcctcatcactgaatgtcttcctgaagtactcctccttctgtgggtcatcgaaccctcgtacctctgtcacctggtcaacacactCAGGAGGGATGTGATTGGTTGCTGCAGGTCTGGAGgttatccagaggagagcagagggaagcagatttcCCTTGATGAGGTTTGTCAGAAGCACGTCCACTGAGGTTGGATCCGTGACATCACTCCAGCTCTTACCGGTCTCGTAGTCGAGGGTCAGTcggcactcatccagaccatcaagGACAAATACAACATTGTACTTGCTCTCATTGTGGTTTCCTGGTTTTTGCAATTTCGTTAAAATGTGATTCAAAAAGTCCCTCTCAATCACTCCAGTCTCTAAGACACATGTATGTAGAAGTTCTACAAAACTGTACTTTTCCCCCCTCACCAAATTCAGCTCCCGAAAAGGGAGTGAAATTATGAATTGGATATCCTGATTGGCTttcccttcagcccagtccagaatgaacttctgcacagaaactgtttttccaatgccagcgacTCCTTTTGTCAACACAGTTCTGATAGGTTTGTCTTTTCCAGAGGATTGTTTGAAGATGTCATTGCAGAGGATTTTAGCCTCTGGTCTTGCTGGATTCTTGGACGTGATCTCGATCTGTCTCACCTCATGTTCCTGATTGACCTCTCCACTTCCcccctctgtgatgtagagctctgtgtagatctCATTGAGAAGTTGTTTATGGCCCTGCTTTGGTACCCCGTTGAAAACATGCTGGAACTTCTTTTTTACTTCTAGTTTATATTCATGTTGGAACTTCTCACCATCTTCCTCTGAAGGACCTGACGATGGACAACGGTTATAGAATAGTTAGCAAGCTCTAGATGCACAACAGTACAcaataaacaaatatatacattttttattttacaatatATCTGGttattggagagaaaaaaaatctaagcaCATGAAATTAATGCACATTTCAAAGAAAAATTATCATTTTACCAGTTTGTCAATCACAAACATACAAATACTGTATAACTTATTTGAGAAAATATATAGAATTTCAACAAAacaatagaatatatatatatatatatttgctcaAAACCTTATAGACACAAGAATTCTGAATTACCTATTGGACAGTCTCTGTTTAGCTTCTCAGCGAGATCGTTACGGCTAATCTTCTTCAGGATGTCCAGTGTGATCTGCACAGCCACATTCCCCCTGTAGTTCTGCACCATCTGATCCACTATGTCCAGTCCATCAGATGTCTCCATCCGGCCCTTTGGAATGTGAAGGAAGCCATCCAGCTGGTTTTCTGTAGTTAGATGCCACTTAAATCTCTTCAGCTCGTCAGAGCCGAGATCATCCAGAACGGCCAGGAGACGCTCTTTCACAGATATGGCCATtgtaggtcagtggagactgttaaacagcagaTGGGACCATTAtagagactgttaaacagcagaTGGGGACATTATAGGTCAATGGAGACTGTAAAACAGCAGATGGGGCCATTAtagagactgttaaacagcagaTGGGGCCATTATAGGTCAgtggagactgttaaacagatggggtcattgtaggtcagtggagactgttaaacagcagaTGGGACCATtgtaggtcagtggagactgTTAAACAACAGATGGGGTCATtgtaggtcagtggagactgTAAAACAACAGATGGGGCCATTTTAGAGACTGTTAAACAACAGATGGGGCCATtgtaggtcagtggagactgTAAAACAACAGATGGGGTCATTGTAGATCAgtggagactgttaaacagaTGGGGCCATtgtaggtcagtggagactgttaaacagatggggtcattgtaggtcagtggagactgttaaacagatggggtcattgtaggtcagtggagactgttaaacagatggggtcattgtaggtcagtggagactgttaaacagatggggtcattgtaggtcagtggagactgTAAAACAACAGATGGGGTCATtgtaggtcagtggagactgTAAAACAGATGGGGTCATtgtaggtcagtggagactgttaaacagaTGGGGCCATtgtaggtcagtggagactgttaaacagaTGGGGCCATtgtaggtcagtggagactgttaaacagaTGGGGCCATtgtaggtcagtggagactgTTAAACATATGGGGTCATtgtaggtcagtggagactgttaaacagatggggtcattgtaggtcagtggagactgttaaacagaTGGGGCCATtgta carries:
- the LOC109886489 gene encoding NACHT, LRR and PYD domains-containing protein 12, whose translation is MAISVKERLLAVLDDLGSDELKRFKWHLTTENQLDGFLHIPKGRMETSDGLDIVDQMVQNYRGNVAVQITLDILKKISRNDLAEKLNRDCPIGPSEEDGEKFQHEYKLEVKKKFQHVFNGVPKQGHKQLLNEIYTELYITEGGSGEVNQEHEVRQIEITSKNPARPEAKILCNDIFKQSSGKDKPIRTVLTKGVAGIGKTVSVQKFILDWAEGKANQDIQFIISLPFRELNLVRGEKYSFVELLHTCVLETGVIERDFLNHILTKLQKPGNHNESKYNVVFVLDGLDECRLTLDYETGKSWSDVTDPTSVDVLLTNLIKGNLLPSALLWITSRPAATNHIPPECVDQVTEVRGFDDPQKEEYFRKTFSDEDLASRIISHVKTSRSLHIMCHIPVFCWILASVLEHVLSSDKNEEMPKTLTQLFIGLLIFQTKQMNDKYHKKGERDPRRDKESFLALGKLAFNQLENGNLIFYEADLKKYGIDVTEASVNSGVCTQLFRQDYGPFQDKVYCFVHLSVQEFLAALYVFLSFNNSHVNPMTEDQSLIRKFLVKLNPAITFHTIAVDKALQSENGHLDLFLRFLLGLSLESNQTHLHGLLTQTRSTRSSSRGHEETVKYIKKKIRNTPSSERCINLFHCLNELNDHSLVEEIQRYLHSGNLSKPNLSPAQWSALVFVLLTSEEELDVFDLKKYSSSEEGLLRLLPVVKASRTVLLNGCNLTEKCCEALASAFSSTSSNLRELDLSDNNLQDSGVKLLSAGLENPHCKLETLRLSRCLITKKGCASLASALRSNPSYLRELDLSYNIPGDSGVKQLSAGLEDPHCRLEKLNVDHRGEYWLLKKYACDVTLDPNTACRHLSLSEGNRKVTRGKEDQPYPDHPGRFEFWPQVLCREGLTGRCYWEAEMSGGGDDIGMTYRGIGRTGNADDSKLGCNDKSWSLSCSDYGYTARHNKERTDLPASSSSNRVGVYLDWPAGTLSFYTLSSSDTLTHLHTFTSTFTEPLYPGFWVEINSSLSLCEVKNL